One genomic window of Thalassoroseus pseudoceratinae includes the following:
- a CDS encoding polysaccharide biosynthesis/export family protein: MISCHRRSTAIWGLFLICVCLTQAGCVLVKAQNAIPVERLPKTLLHGSKDGAVALDLTLLEQAQPSVHVIGPGDVVSVFIHGILPAGLDEGAMLGSNGFVDREYYPPRGNVDPSRFGVPIEVDTNGRLALPLIGKMPVAGLTLEQLEDRIRKSYVTDDIIRADRDRIIVGLTRARTERVLVIREDAASSMPSTITKASVPFAKKGNAQVIDLPIYENDVLHALTASGGLPGIDAENEVWVLRGRSANMSAIQAHLQSGDVPSDLVCQWEADGSVVRIPLRVFPNEPLPFGPEDIVLHDGDIVYVPPRNEYFYTAGLLPGGRIPLPRDEDIDIVEAIALAGGSLGGFSGSSGAAGLRGGGVGSIIPPSLAVIMRKLPDGRQISMRVDLADAMEDSRQRVVIQPDDVVFLHYTHHELVGNIVLNFFNFNFLIDPSS, encoded by the coding sequence ATGATTTCTTGCCATCGGCGTTCAACGGCCATCTGGGGATTGTTCCTGATTTGTGTTTGCCTCACGCAAGCCGGTTGCGTCTTGGTCAAAGCACAGAATGCGATTCCCGTAGAGCGGTTGCCCAAGACGCTTCTACACGGGTCCAAAGATGGAGCGGTTGCGCTTGATCTCACCTTATTGGAACAAGCCCAGCCTTCGGTGCATGTCATCGGGCCGGGGGATGTTGTCAGTGTGTTCATCCACGGAATTCTGCCGGCCGGCTTGGACGAAGGTGCCATGCTCGGCAGCAACGGGTTCGTCGATCGGGAGTATTACCCGCCTCGTGGGAATGTCGATCCCTCACGATTCGGCGTACCGATCGAAGTCGATACCAATGGACGGCTAGCGTTGCCGTTGATCGGTAAAATGCCAGTTGCCGGTTTGACGTTGGAACAACTTGAGGACCGAATTCGCAAGTCGTACGTCACCGACGACATTATCCGAGCAGACCGTGATCGAATCATCGTAGGTTTAACACGTGCTCGCACCGAACGGGTCTTGGTCATTCGGGAAGATGCCGCTTCGTCCATGCCATCCACGATTACGAAAGCAAGCGTTCCGTTTGCGAAGAAGGGCAACGCCCAAGTCATTGATCTGCCCATCTACGAAAATGATGTGCTTCACGCTCTGACCGCCAGCGGTGGACTGCCGGGAATCGATGCAGAGAACGAAGTTTGGGTGCTGCGTGGACGATCGGCCAATATGAGCGCTATTCAAGCTCACCTCCAATCCGGTGATGTGCCTTCGGATTTGGTGTGTCAATGGGAAGCTGACGGCTCGGTTGTTCGCATTCCTTTGCGAGTCTTCCCAAATGAACCACTGCCGTTCGGTCCCGAGGATATCGTCCTCCACGACGGCGACATCGTGTACGTGCCGCCGCGGAACGAATACTTCTACACGGCTGGTTTGTTGCCCGGTGGACGCATTCCGCTCCCGCGAGACGAAGATATCGACATCGTCGAAGCCATTGCTTTGGCCGGGGGTTCACTCGGTGGATTTAGCGGTTCGAGCGGAGCGGCTGGTTTGCGGGGTGGTGGAGTCGGGAGCATCATCCCGCCATCGCTTGCGGTCATCATGCGAAAATTGCCGGACGGTCGCCAGATTTCCATGCGAGTCGATTTGGCTGACGCGATGGAAGACTCACGGCAACGTGTGGTCATTCAGCCGGACGACGTCGTCTTCCTGCACTACACTCATCACGAGTTGGTCGGCAACATTGTGCTGAACTTCTTCAACTTCAACTTCCTGATCGACCCCAGCAGTTAA